One window of Triticum dicoccoides isolate Atlit2015 ecotype Zavitan chromosome 5A, WEW_v2.0, whole genome shotgun sequence genomic DNA carries:
- the LOC119297664 gene encoding phospholipase A1-Igamma1, chloroplastic-like, whose product MSIAGRSLAAVFKRLLQFTVISVAIAVAVQPLTSSLPPPVDPHAKLARGGGWDAALLDPLDAGLRSEILRYGDLAQATYDAFDGRHWSKNCGSCLHGLRRMLPALGLAGHGYVATAFIYTTCDVDIPRWLMARLHADAWDDHANWAGYVAVGGAEEASRVGHRDVVVVWRGTMAAEEWFMDLRTGLVPFDAADGDGAMVAEGFHTLYTSSNAGTKYGARSARDQVADELNRLVDYFGKRGEKVHVTFTGHSLGGALALLSARDAAAAHPGVPVRAVTFSAPRVGNRAFCDGLSSRNVSVLRVVVNTDLVPTVPRTALEASVSGVLGGLWALVGLRQAFEYVHVGHELALNVSNSPHLKDSHDPVGSHNLELCLHLLDGHESAAGEFRREDGAPRRDVALVNKRSAMLSDTEGIPEKWSQMANKGLERDGSGRWVLPARERDDMPANDVLPLSELD is encoded by the coding sequence ATGTCGATCGCCGGTCGTAGCCTGGCCGCCGTCTTCAAGCGCCTCCTCCAGTTCACTGTCATCTCTGTTGCCATAGCTGTTGCCGTGCAGCCTCTGACGTCCTCGCTGCCGCCTCCTGTCGACCCTCACGCTAAGCTCGCCCGTGGCGGCGGGTGGGATGCGGCGCTCCTCGACCCGCTCGACGCCGGCCTCCGCTCGGAGATACTCAGGTATGGCGACCTCGCGCAGGCCACCTACGACGCCTTCGACGGCCGCCACTGGTCCAAGAACTGCGGCAGCTGCCTCCACGGCCTCCGTCGCATGCTCCCGGCCCTCGGGCTCGCCGGCCACGGGTACGTCGCCACCGCGTTCATCTACACAACCTGCGACGTCGATATCCCCCGGTGGCTCATGGCGCGGCTCCACGCCGACGCCTGGGACGACCACGCCAACTGGGCCGGGTACGTCGCGGTCGGCGGCGCGGAGGAGGCCAGCCGGGTCGGGCACCGGGACGTCGTCGTCGTGTGGCGCGGCACGATGGCGGCAGAGGAGTGGTTCATGGACCTGAGGACGGGCCTCGTGCCGTTCGACGCCGCCGACGGCGACGGCGCCATGGTGGCCGAGGGGTTCCACACCTTGTACACGTCCAGCAACGCCGGGACCAAGTACGGCGCGCGCAGCGCCCGTGACCAGGTCGCCGACGAGCTCAATCGGCTTGTGGACTACTTCGGGAAGCGCGGCGAGAAGGTCCACGTCACCTTCACGGGGCACAGCCTCGGCGGCGCGCTGGCCCTGCTCTCCGCCAGGGACGCCGCGGCGGCGCACCCGGGCGTCCCCGTCCGCGCCGTCACCTTCTCCGCGCCGCGCGTCGGCAACAGGGCCTTCTGCGACGGGCTCTCGTCGCGCAACGTCAGCGTCCTGCGCGTCGTCGTCAACACCGACCTCGTGCCGACCGTCCCCCGGACAGCGCTCGAGGCCTCCGTCTCCGGAGTGCTGGGCGGCCTGTGGGCGCTGGTTGGACTCCGGCAGGCGTTCGAGTACGTGCACGTCGGCCACGAGCTCGCGTTGAACGTCTCCAACTCGCCGCACCTCAAGGACTCTCACGACCCGGTGGGGTCTCACAACCTGGAGCTGTGCTTGCACCTGCTGGACGGCCACGAGAGCGCCGCCGGCGAGTTCCGGCGGGAGGACGGTGCGCCGCGGCGTGACGTGGCGCTGGTGAACAAGCGTTCGGCGATGCTGAGCGACACGGAGGGCATTCCGGAGAAGTGGAGCCAGATGGCGAACAAGGGGCTCGAGCGCGACGGCTCCGGCCGGTGGGTGCTGCCGGCGCGGGAGCGCGACGACATGCCGGCGAACGACGTGCTGCCGCTGTCGGAGCTGGACTAA
- the LOC119298957 gene encoding chloroplast stem-loop binding protein of 41 kDa b, chloroplastic-like, translated as MAAASVSLKSSLFLSSPLSDFGGAAISISAQNRRRSWQPRGARMQVAAAADSKNILIMGGTRFIGLFLSRKLVQEGHQVTLFTRGKAPITQQLPGESDAEYAEFSSKVLHLKGDRKDFDFVKTSLAAKGFNVVYDINGREATEVSPILEALPNLEQFIYCSSAGVYLKSDLLPHFETDAVDPKSRHKGKLETESLLETSGVNWTSIRPVYIYGPLNYNPVEEWFFHRLKAGRPIPIPNAGNQITQLGHVKDLATAFIKVLGNPKASKQVYNISGSKYVTFDGLARACAKAGGFPEPEIIHYNPKDFDFGKKKAFPFRDQHFFASVEKASKDLGVTPEYDLLDGLTDSYNLDFGRGTFRKEADFTTDDMILGKKLVSV; from the exons atgGCGGCGGCAAGCGTCTCCCTGAAGAGCAGCCTCTTCCTGTCTTCCCCTCTTTCCGACTTCGGCGGCGCGGCCATCTCCATCTCGGCCCAG AATAGGAGAAGGTCATGGCAGCCAAGGGGGGCGAGAATGCAGGTGGCAGCAGCTGCAGACTCCAAGAACATTCTCATCATGGGAGGCACCAGGTTCATCGGCCTCTTCCTGTCCAGGAAACTTGTCCAGGAGGGACACCAG GTGACATTGTTCACCAGAGGAAAGGCACCCATAACCCAGCAGTTGCCAGGTGAATCAGATGCagagtatgcagagttctcttccaAG GTGCTGCATTTGAAAGGTGATAGGAAAGACTTTGATTTCGTGAAAACCAGCCTTGCTGCTAAGGGCTTCAATGTCGTCTATGATATTAATG GGCGTGAGGCCACTGAAGTATCCCCCATACTAGAAGCGTTGCCGAACCTGGAACA GTTTATCTATTGCTCATCGGCAGGAGTCTACCTTAAATCAGACCTGCTCCCACACTTTGAG ACCGACGCCGTGGACCCGAAAAGCCGGCACAAGGGAAAGCTGGAGACGGAGAGCCTGCTGGAGACGAGCGGCGTGAACTGGACGTCCATCAGGCCGGTCTACATCTACGGCCCTCTCAACTACAACCCCGTGGAGGAGTGGTTCTTCCACCGGCTCAAGGCTGGTCGCCCGATCCCCATCCCTAACGCCGGGAACCAGATCACCCAGCTCGGCCACGTCAAG GATTTGGCGACGGCCTTCATCAAGGTCCTCGGCAACCCCAAGGCGAGCAAGCAGGTGTACAACATCTCTGGCAGCAAGTACGTCACCTTCGACGGGCTAGCACGGGCATGCGCAAAG GCTGGAGGGTTCCCTGAGCCGGAGATCATCCACTACAACCCCAAGGACTTCGATTTCggcaagaagaaggccttccccttCAGAGACCAG CATTTCTTCGCGTCGGTGGAGAAGGCCAGCAAGGACCTCGGGGTTACACCGGAGTACGACCTCCTCGACGGCTTGACGGACTCCTACAACCTCGACTTCGGGCGCGGGACCTTCAGGAAGGAGGCCGACTTCACCACGGACGACATGATCCTTGGCAAGAAGCTCGTGAGCGTGTGA
- the LOC119296905 gene encoding probable glycosyltransferase At5g03795, translating to MRASPPSSSPCLHGHGGKVACAVAACLALVTFLVVALDPRTGASSWFLSSSSSFLSSLRPTARGGSNGGAAPLFATSSYAAAGGKNSSVKAVLFRQQDAAGGHPAVASVVSVGDPPPHVSVAPAPESGFDDAASPGGTVEVRVPLMQGRVDVKLEKVELGLAKARLVIREAIRNKDKRPPLTDRDYVPVGPVYRNAYAFHRSYLEMEKLFKVYVYEEGEPPVFHDGPCRSIYSSEGRFIFAMEMENRMRTRDPELAHVFFLPFSVVKMVKMIYEPNSHDMEPLRRTLSDYIDVLSTKYPYWNRSLGADHFMLSCHDWGPYVSSADGHLFSNSIRVLCNANTSEGFNPSKDVSLPEINLRTDIIADQVGGPSASHRPILAFFAGGDHGPVRPLLLQHWKGKDADVQVSEYLPRGVSYINVMRRSKFCLCPSGYEVASPRVVEAIYLECVPVVIGDDYVLPFSDVLNWPAFSVRVAVADIPNLKTILAAVSPRQYIRMQRRVRTVRRHFMVNGPPRRFDVFHMILHSIWLRRLNVRLHAQDS from the exons ATGAGAGCTTCTCCCCCCTCCTCCTCGCCGTGCCTGCATGGCCACGGAGGCAAGGTGGCGTGTGCCGTGGCCGCCTGCCTCGCGCTCGTGACCTTCCTGGTGGTCGCCTTGGATCCCAGGACCGGAGCTTCGTCCTGGTTCCTCTCTTCCTCGTCTTCCTTTCTCTCCTCCTTGAGGCCAACCGCGAGGGGTGGCAGCAATGGGGGCGCCGCCCCTCTCTTCGCGACCTCCAGCTACGCTGCTGCCGGCGGCAAGAACAGCAGCGTCAAGGCGGTGCTCTTCCGGCAGCAAGACGCTGCCGGCGGCCACCCGGCCGTGGCTTCCGTCGTCAGCGTCGGCGACCCGCCGCCTCACGTCTCCGTCGCGCCGGCTCCG GAAAGTGGATTTGACGATGCTGCTAGCCCGGGCGGCACGGTTGAAGTAAGGGTGCCATTAATGCAGGGGAGGGTGGATGTAAAACTGGAAAAGGTAGAACTTGGTCTCGCGAAAGCTCGTTTAGTGATAAGGGAAGCTATCCGAAACAAGGACAAGCGTCCTCCCCTAACCGACAGGGATTATGTGCCGGTTGGACCGGTGTACAGGAATGCCTACGCATTTCACAG GAGCTACTTGGAGATGGAAAAGCTGTTCAAGGTGTACGTGTACGAAGAAGGCGAGCCACCGGTGTTCCACGACGGTCCGTGCCGCAGCATATATTCATCGGAGGGCAGATTCATATTTGCCATGGAGATGGAGAACCGGATGCGCACGAGGGACCCCGAGCTTGCCCATGTCTTCTTCCTTCCCTTCAGTGTCGTCAAGATGGTGAAGATGATCTACGAGCCCAACTCGCATGACATGGAGCCGCTGCGCCGGACTCTCTCGGACTACATCGACGTTCTGTCCACCAAGTACCCGTACTGGAACAGGAGCCTCGGCGCCGACCATTTCATGCTCTCCTGCCACGACTGG GGGCCATATGTGTCGTCGGCGGACGGCCATCTCTTCTCCAACTCCATCCGCGTGCTGTGCAACGCCAACACCTCCGAGGGCTTCAACCCATCCAAGGACGTGTCGCTGCCGGAGATCAACCTCCGGACCGACATCATAGCTGATCAGGTCGGCGGGCCATCAGCGTCGCACCGCCCCATCCTGGCCttcttcgccggcggcgaccatggcCCCGTTCGGCCACTGCTCCTGCAGCACTGGAAGGGCAAGGACGCCGACGTGCAGGTGAGCGAGTACCTGCCCCGCGGCGTGTCGTACATCAACGTGATGCGGCGGAGCAAGTTCTGCCTGTGCCCCAGCGGCTACGAGGTGGCCAGCCCCAGGGTGGTGGAGGCCATCTACCTCGAGTGCGTGCCGGTCGTCATCGGCGACGACTACGTGCTGCCCTTCAGCGACGTGCTCAACTGGCCCGCCTTCTCCGTGCGGGTCGCCGTGGCGGACATACCCAACCTCAAGACCATCCTCGCCGCCGTGTCGCCGCGGCAGTACATACGGATGCAGCGGAGGGTGAGGACCGTGCGCCGGCACTTCATGGTCAACGGCCCGCCGCGCCGGTTCGACGTCTTCCACATGATCCTCCACTCCATCTGGCTCAGGAGGCTCAACGTCAGGCTCCATGCGCAAGACTCCTGA